The sequence CGCCGCCGGTTATATTTTGGACTTTGCCGCCGCCGCCGTTTTAGTCGGCTCATAGCGGCTCGAAATAAGCCGCCGTAAATATTTAGTACATACCAAAAAAAGTAacaccaaagtaaattaataaagtagactcagtagaacagctgactattttttttactttggtctgaactgtcaattcacttgtggttgttgtggcgaaaaatacaacaagcccaaaagcaaaaacaacaacaggcaactttgacagctcagaccttaaaccaaaaacaaaattgcttgtggtttttgtaaatgttgtatttgttgtagtactgtcgctactttattaatttactttgagtAACACTgtttgttaaaagaaaaaaatgcaatacatacatactaaaaagtgccgttagttttatttttagtgaaattgTTGTCAAGTTTGCAAATTGCaaatttcaaattcattttgaattgggtgttgggacaatatttttgcacgttacgaACATCAGCTCTAACCCAATataacctccccactatggttctgtagggtataaatatctaaaaacacACCAACCAAtactttatgttatttttttatttttatttatttactcaaGCCTTCAACTttgaaacttaatttaaaaacaaaaaacaaaattgattgacaactaagaaatattgtctttgttgtatttgttgccgagacgctctcacctgattaatacgccttggCCTTATTCATAAACTATGATGTGGAGCTcttggcctagtaaaaaagcagacattgacaaacatttctatTTCTAATGTAATTTGGTTTTGGCCAAGtgctctacattgtgaataccgctattgtttaaatttaaaattatttcatgaatagggtaaattttgttattagaaattttttttttattggaacaTTCAATAAAGAAGTAAAGCCGAAAAATTAGCCGCCGCCGTTTTATTTAGTCCGCCGCCGCCGAAAAAAAACATTCTAGCTGTCAGCCGCCGCCGCCGAAAATTTTGGCTCGGCTTGTTTCTCTGCATGTgaatgtttacaattttattgttgGTATTTTGACAGTTTCTTATTATTGTACAGATGTTTTGACATTTGCTTTAAACATGATTTCATAAAGATCGGTGTGGCCAGACCTCAAAACGTTtggattatttaaaataatgccAATTGTTTGTTGTATAAAGCGCATTTAACCGGTTTCACTTTTAATTAAAGTCGGACATGTTAAAATGTGTGAATATACTGTCAAAGTTTGGACAACAACTATGTAGCTTGTACGTTTCTTGTAATATTCGCAACAAGAAAAACCCTTGTGAAACCCCCCTCTAAAcaagtgaagaaaaaaataatcagaaatGCTTTGGATAACAAAGTTTGTGGAAAAGTAAATATGAggtgaatataaatatttgacaaaCATAATCTCttgatcattttttttttgaattgtcaaAATTCATCAAGtcgagaaattttaaatttacatttaaaactttgaatttACGTTGCTATCGTTTGGCACAAGCTCTAGTTAGAAAATATACACTGAATTGGATTACATATATACTGTTCAGTTAGCATCAgcataaacaaacattttatgcaGTTAGAAAATGTACATAATATTCTGCTTATTGGAttggttttaaatttctaaCAGTTGTAAAGTAACCGTACTTGATTTTGGGGGttctatttaaaagaaaattgtaacgTGTCAGTTTTTACATAATATTTAAAGTATGGCAATACTCGTAAGTAATATTACCATAACTATCTCCCTCTAACCAACATCACAGAGTGGTAAAAAAAGACAAGCTATCATATGATGAAATCAGAGATGCCATAAGGTTACCAGgtggtaaaaaaaactatatcaGTATCTAATTTaacaattaaacttaaaaaataaccatttgaaaagtaaattatcaaaactatttaattaaaactttaagcattacacaaatatttttaaatttgctcttttagagcagtttttaaaatttttattgagagcacaattcatttgttttagTCTGGCTACATTCTTAGTACAACTCGTTAGATTTGTTATCCATCCTTATTCGTTGAACAACACGAATTGTAAGTGTGCTGGtgttaattaacaaattttaccatttaaattaaaaaataattattaaaattgtaaaatttcaacaaatttactgACAAACTTCATGtagtaatagttttttttacgaaaattgtgtaaaaatagtggaaatttgtataataaagttggcaaaaaaaatttcgcCAATACTGTTAATTCAGTAACGAGTAGCAAAGTCGAGAAAATTTTTCTTCTCGTTACTTCGTCATGTAACGCAGCGAATTGAGATAATGTAGTAAAAAAAGCTACTACTACATGACATTAGAAAGACAACACACAGTCAATCACACGCAGAGAAATTTGCAGAAATATAcaattagaatttttattttttcgtgacatttttgacaaataagtgaaataaatatttacattaaacaaattattcctATTGCCATGCATTTACAGAAAACGTGTTTACTGAATATAGAGTATAACTGGAGAAAGTAaagcatttttattattttttagttgtaaaaaaaataataccacACACTAAGAGATAGAAAGATTAAGAAGAAGCTAACAACTTAGGTCATTTagcgcaaaaaaaaataaagaaacggaACAACAATCACTAAAGACCAACCCCTACTTTggtaaacaaatacatacaacaacagTAGCAACATCAATCAGCAATCTCGTTTCGTCGCATACAGAGATTCTAACTATGCTGATAAATAATACGGAAGCTTTAAAGAGCTGGCTGGTGGAAATCCTTGAACCACTGTAAGTAATTATATTCGACTTAACGAATTGATATGAAACTATATTTactgaaaatttgtttgtgtttagaTGTGATGCGGATTCCTCGGCGTTGGCCCGTTATGTGTTGGCTCTATTGAAAAAAGACAAACCCGAAAAAGAGCTTAAGCGTGTTATGATCGAACAGTTGGATGTATTTTTGGTGGAAGAAACAAAACCATTCGTTGAACGTCTCTTGGAAGCCATTAGTACTGAAGAATATTTGAAAACTCCCCTGCCTACTGCCAATAATCCAAAAACAATTGTGACCGGTAACGAAGATGCCGAAGTGGCCTCCATTGCTAATAATGCTGCCGTCGCCATTGCTGCCTCCTCGGCGGCAACATCGTCATCATCAACCTCCTACTCGTCTAACATGAACAACACCTCCTCCAATACAAACACTGGTGCTGCTGCGGCTGCGAATACGATAACGACGGGGTCAAATGTTACAAATGTGATAAATCAAAATGATAATAGCGATACAATCAATAGCGTAACCGCCAAAGTGATAGATAATAATACGGCTGCTACAAGTAGCACATATGCGGATAAAATAAATACACCACCCATTGATGAAGTAAGTAAATtatatcattttattttgtttatacgtttgtttttgttacaataatatTACCACCATGTGTTTTACACTGCATATATTATGAGCtcatttcttttaattaattaaaaagtacaaacataaccttaaaatatGGTTAAAATTCGTCGGATTAAAATTGAATGAAAACTGTTTGTGTTTTtggattcattaaaaactgtaTTAAACTTATTCAGTTGGGTTAATTATAAATTCAGTGCAAGCCGGTTGTGGTCTtgtgtattttgaaatatacgGGGAAGTCCATAAGTATGTTTATTAGTTGTcacaagataaaaaaaaaattgatgctATATAAGTTTTATCATTAAAAAGTTTACTTACGTAcaactttaaacaaaatacgTTTCGTTTAAGATTTTGAATTAGCGACAAAATCTTCAGATAAATTCAAGTTTTATAAATCGTCAAAAATaagataatttttcatatatgaatgcatttttatatagattttaataGCATctttgataaacaaataaaacaaacactttAAGTAAACGACTTAAGTAATGTATTTTTCCAGatctaaattatatattttagacAATATAGCAAATACTTTAGTTGTAGCAGAGGTGATTTCTGAGTTGACAGCCTAAAACCAGCTGATGTGGAAATACTTAAGTAATTATCATTagtggtaaaaaataaaaaagtaaaactatGACTGTATAACCCTACGGTTGACGCTAAAATATGCATGtacaaagacctacgattgatacCAATAGAAGACTGTATAAACATACAATTGAAGATAAAATATGagtgtataaagacctacgattggaacTATAATATGattcactcaaagtactcgcaGGTGTTATAGATCTGGTAGTAATTAGAAGAAATTTACagcctgtttttttttaattgacgaATTTCTAAATGAACAATTCGCCAACAAACGAATGTGTTACaaattggttttttataaatcacaacaatttgtttatttttcatatatgtatttttatgctaaaatTTCAAATGCTCAaagaatttcgtttaaaaattataaaattcttttaataaagCCAAAAACAGATGACAACCATGGCAgaatcaaccaggtacaattattagaaagtatgttttcaattataatttccctaaaatgtcaaacaaaagaaaattaaaaatatcaaaataaaatgtctaaaaaaataaaattatttccagttttgttgaaaaaaatccatttgaaaggtttatttctgaaaaaatttatttaacgaaataaaaatgtgaaaaattaaagtttaacgcaaacaatttttaaaagcgCGCACAAATCAAATGAAAACATTAAGTGATAACATCCAGAGTTTGACGTTGTAGGTTGATTCTGCCATGGATGATAACTAGGTAGGTAACTGAGAggcaaaaacctaagtctgttgtcataAACCTAATTGATGAGAATGTATTgtcatatattttgttattgtatcacacatatgggcaattccatatcatcgtacgtgacatttgtacgcctatagagtggaatagattttgcaaaaataagagtatctgaaaaataatttggaatttttttattattatttatttatttagtagtattttaaatactttatctTATAACTATATaacatttgattaaaattattttaatttttaaattctctgatatacattatttttcacaaaaaatacacaatttcttttaaatatattaatgtttCGTTCATTTTTTACATAACTTGGTAATAAGTTGAATAACTGTAATCCTTTGTAGAATAGGCATCTCTTCATGGCATTATTTGTGGCTTTATGTATCCTAAAATCGCTGGCATTTCGCAGATTGTATGGTTGTACTTCGTTGACATATGTTAGTTGCTCTGTTAAATATCCTGGAGCACTTCCTAtcttcattttatatataaaagttaatgTATTTAGTTGGAGTCTTTGTCTGATGTTTAGCCATTTTAGTGTTTCTAGCATAAATTGAATTGGTGTAAACCTATTGCATTTAATTATAGTTCTCATAGCTTTATTTTGTAGTTTCTGTAGTCTCTCTATTTGTGCATTTGTGCAGCATGTGTATAATATTGTTGAACCGAATTCAAAATGTGGTTTGATTattgtattatatatatttatagcaGTTATTGTCGATATTTTGCTTCTTATTCTCCTAAAAAAAACAATCTTTTTGCAAATATATTCTATATGATCTTTTAAGTTAATGTTATTTATgttccattttaaaataaaataataaaaagttcttacgaaacattgttgtccaaaatatcgagcgaaataagagtATATCGTACGttacataaaacggaagtcattttatggtacatgtagaaatatgcgaaaattttcgattcgtgagaggcgttatgttttcttttaatttcttacactaaacaaaatatttttcctttacactccgtcatatttaaataaaaacaatctttggatgattttataataaataaaatttaatacgtACGTGACAtgccgtacgtgacagatttttctatattctgtaaatatatgtgtatacaaaaactaaaaaaattaatagaaaatatacattcggtttcaataaacaattttataatagcaaataaacaatcagagtcaaattcatttcatactatatgctaattggggaacttagttttaaccgcaattttagcctaaaacatgtcaattaaattaaaaaattcaatatagtcagtttaaactattatttttgccaataaaacgttataataagctctaaatacttagacatagtaatattttagtgttttctcctattcaaatcatcttgaaaaaaagtttcaagggcttttgggttttcagtcgtggtagtcattctcgtggaattgcccatatgtatgtgtgaaaagagagtaatttttgtCATTGACATtcctctctccttccgttctatgtatttatctatgggCGAATAGCTTCTACAGATtcagtgtaatttattaattttgtatttcagattttaatttggcagcgttttttatataaacaaaagtgaagtttttggtacagaaatttattaaaaattttagaaaaacaaatacaagtTAAAATCAATACCACGtagaaaactgaaagtggtttcattccaaacaaaatttcgttttactttttctaaagaagcaaaatgtggaattaattccactttcgttCGGAATGAAATTCTGTGGTATGGATCAATAAATTCACTTATAAATAATTTCGTCCTTGTTTAGGATAAGCAATACTAATTTGACTTCTCTTCCATATAGAATATAGTTGAGTTGAAATGACATTCCTCATTATTACTTTATATGTGACTCAAAaactacataactagttattttaacatgtacggatgCTAaatgacctcaaatagtcagttaaagaattctcatagacagtccaataaccgattgcttgtaaacagtatacttaagcaaaaataatataaattgtataaaaccagcttgtacgaattactcacgaAAAAAAtggcaatacaaaaaaaaaattagagacATTtgagtgacaattgtcttcacactagattacctgggatgtataaagtaaccaattgacttctctcggTACTACAAATGTCACATACGTGACAAATGACATTTTCTCctgtttgttttatattgtcATACCATTTATGCACACACGTGAACATATCACATTCAACCATTCAGAATTTTAATCAATTCTGTTATGAATTGTAAAAAAAcgtaaaagcaacaacaacagcaggcAGACTTTGACAGTTCCAGCTAGCATAAACAAAATGCATgtggtttttttaaatgttgtacAATCGCTCTCTCCTTATAATGAATTCGTCTTGCTAAATATGTTTGCGTTGCGTagtaaacttaaataaaacaagagagctctcggctctgctgtgccgaatcttatatacccttcaccaagttatactttaaaataaatatttttaagtaaacaaattttttttttttttgaaattgttttttaaaaaagttttttcctaatttttttaaatttttttttaaacattttttttgtaaaatgaatttataacaaaaaattttttatgaaaaaaaattcgaatcaaaaaatatttttcccgattttgacccattataggtccaacttactatagccttatatacatcgttgcaatggaaatatctattattagatatccatattgtctatattaatgacttagtataatattagccggaagaattcccgatatattgatgtatgaatcatgtgtaagttatttgggggctacagaaagttgatttcaacaaacagacggacatggctatatcgacttcgcaaaataacgtaaaatcacttttcataaatttataggagaagcaaaaaacggtataaaatgaaaactacttgaaactattgaaacaaaattttcaaatctgaattacattGAAACTAGAATTAtaatttatacatatacatttttaaattttttatgatttttttattttaattactaaaggtagggtcacacatggcaaatatttgctcaaaaaattaaactaaattttttgttttgaatcatcctaagtaaaataaggttttgaaataaataaaagaattcaaatgtattttatttagtggttacgtctttttcgtcaaatatttgtcatatgtgaccctaccttaactacttcattaaatttccataaagactgcaaaaaatatgcaattgcaacaaatttatttaaaaaaaattaggatactacctaaaatatggtaaaaactatttattaattaattactcaaagcgtatacgttattttgtttaagaatatCATGTACTTGAAGAtagtttagtttcaattttggttataacttggatattttttatagtaaaagtttataaaattttgtacacatatgtaatatgtaatatgatgtagtgaatcgtaatcaataataaaatcaatttcgattttttttgatgatacgttgttttgcatttttggtgacgatatatattttgtggggttgcaaatgaaaaatgtagaaattacaaacggaatacctttgccactcatggtgaggGGTATATAAATAGTCAAAATGTACGCGcacaaaccaacaaacacaTCGAACATGTTGCAAGAATTTGTACGTTGTCGCACACGCAAATCCAATTTGTATGGCTGGCTTTACTGAAACCAGCTAATTTATATCTGTATAAAGTGAgatgtattgttttaatttttttgagaacatatatttttttttcacacattttaccAGTTTTACTAGAAATGTGTTGGAACAAAGCTTACATTTGAGtattttccaaaatatctagTTCCCTATTGAGACCACATTTGTTTGAAACCACATGCAAACGTTGAACATAAATGTAATTGTCAAAATACAGCTATAATTATGACAATGCGGGGGATGATGGATATTGATGCATTGTTTTATTTTGGTGCattgtattaaatataaataatagattATCTGTTATTGTTCTAaatatgtgtgtttgtgtgcaTGTAGCTTAGTCACCTTCTAATCTGAGTATGAATGTAGGGTTTGAAACATGCAAAGCGGATGTTGAACGAAAAAGAAAATTCACACGCATTTTTATTATCCAAGATTAGAACAGTTTTGAGTttctataccctacaccataatagtgggagggtatattgggttagtgctgatgtttgtaacgtgcaaaaatattgttccaacacccaccttaaaatataccaaTCTGCCCAGcattactttctgagtcgatttggTACATGATCTTCTATTGCCCCaatgacgaagcctattgaatttggttagaatcggtccattatttctcctagcccccatacgattgccctatctgaaaatagttaagctctcataaatatctcagttatatagatatccaaaccaaattcagcaaaaataagttttatataagacgATGAttggtccacaattagtcatagctgtcATATAGGCTTGAcggactatactttcttacttgttttaaatatgttcaCTGTATAAGTTAATTTCTTAATATGCGTATCGTCATCTAGAATGCAAAACAACctgacaatttttaaaatgatggaAAATTAACCATTTGCAAAATGAatgacaaattgaaattttaagctcttatgcccgtaatttcaacaaatagatatctacggtgtaaatTTCCCAgtagataaatttacctaaaaggaaactttacattaatttcaaatcaatatctacgggtaaaaatGACCAAACATTTTTACTCCGtaagtaactaagcactgatagatatacatatatttattgaaattacgggcattaaaGGAATTAATAAGATAAAATAAGGATAATAAAACTGATTTGAATTTTCGTATATCCATTCTGTTTTGAAAACGTTGCGAATTAcacatttttctcaattttaactTAGTCGGACCTCTTTAATAtcttaataaaagtatatttattattgaatttttacagattatttaaatttagttatttattggatattttccttggatattataaaatttttcttaagttaaatgttgtttcaattgaaaataatatttctttttataacaTCAACATTTAATGTGAAATctataaagttaaatatttcGTTAAAATTACAACATAATTTCCTAAACGGATCTGCCCACGATATATAATTCAATTCATTATTTGTGTTTCTAATTTATTTATGCTTccgttttaatttcatttgcaGAGTAAAACCAAAGATACTACGACAGAACGTACCTCATCGTCATCATCCAATGCACATCATCAATCCTCCTCGACTTCACAATATCATCATCAACAGCATTCTTCCGGTGGTGGTGGTCATCATCATCACAATTCGTCGAATCGCAATGAAGCAGCGCATTCGTATGGCAGTGGTGCTGCTGGCAATGATcgtcatcaacaacaacaacaacatcatccaCGTAGTGCTAGTCCACCTGTCGCACGTACTAATGCTGCCGACAAAGAGAATCAACCCCGCGAAAGTCGTAGACGACGTGCCTCCTTGCGATCTCGATCAAGATCACGTTCTCGCTCACGATCGAACGAACGTTTTTCGAGACGTTCTCGATCCCGTGATCGCCGCATCAACGAACGTGAGAAAACACAACGACAATTCCGCAACAAGTCACCACCCATGGGTGGTGGCGGTGGAGGAGATTCGAGACATGATCGCAGACGTGGTGGAGGTGGTGGTGGCGGCGATAGACGTCGTATGATGATGAATAACATGGGTGGAGGATCATCGGATGATAGATCGCCAAGATTTGGTGGTGGCGATCGCCGTGGCAGTGGAGGTGGTGTTGGTAGTGGCATGGGAGGACCTGGTGGACCCGGTAATCGTTCGACAAATCGTTCACCTATATCGCCTCGTAGTCGCTCGCCTTCGCTGGAACGAGGCGGTAGAACTGGTAAAAGGTCTCCTTCTGCCGGACGCTCTCAAGCtcgtggtggtggtggtggtaatGCTGCAGGTGCTGTGACTTCTCCCGATGCCCGGCATCATCACAATAATGACGGCGAGAAAAGGCAGAGATGTCGCGACTTTGACGAAAAGGGCTATTGTGTAAGAGGCGAAACCTGCCCCTGGGATCATGGTGTCAATCCAGTGGTCTTTGAAGGTCTTAACAATTCGGCTCTAATAAGCATGTCGCTGCGCGAATACAATCCTGATGCGCCCGATCTTTGGTCCCGCTCAGCACCCCCTGCTGGTGCAATTGTGTCTGGTGGCACTCCAGGAGCTTTGATGGCGGGAGCTGCTGCAGGTGGTATCAATCCCTTTACAGGTGCCGCACGTCCAGGTGCTGTCATGATGGCTGGCTCAGCCGGATCTGTAGGATTTCCTCAAGTGCCTGGAACTGAAAAACCTACGAATGGTGCAGGACCTTTGGCAGCTGCCGAATATGCTCGTACAGCTGCTGCTGCCGCTGCTGCTGGAGCCGGTTTCCGTGCAGCTGCTCCAATGATGCCGTTCCCTTTCAATCCTGCCGCCGTTACAACACCTTTGCAACGTGAACTCATCCCCATACCCGTAGTTGATGCTAGCGGCGGGGCTGCCGCTGCGGCTGGCGGTGACGTTACAGCTGCCTTGCAAGCACAAAGTAAACGGCGCTTTGAACTCGAAGATTCTGTTGCCATAGCTGATGGAcccacaaaaagaaaaataccaGCTCACAGTCGTTTAGGTCCACGCGTTCCCAGTCTACAAAATTGTTCCCTGGAACTGCGCAAAGTTCCCAGAGGTCTCAATACAATCGCTCACCTTAACAATCACTTTGCCAAATTCGGTAAAATTGTCAATATACAAATTTCCTATGACGGCGATCCGGAAGCCGCTATTGTAACATTTTCCACACATGCTGAGGCCAATGTAGCATATCGCAGTACCGAGGCTGTGCTTAATAATCGTTTCATCAAAGTATTCTGGCACACTGCAGAACCCTCAATGGCCAGCGAAAGTAACTCTTCCATGATGCAGCAATCAGGAGGTCGCAAAAATAGTCAATACCATCTGAACAATGTGCCAGCGGTACCAACGCCCACCGCCGACTCCGCGAAAACCGCCAACACTAGTCAAACGCAAACATTGGGCACCTCAACTGCCAGCAGTAGTTCAATGAGTGGTACAAACACCCAAGATACCGTCACAACTACGACTGCTAACAGTGGCTCAACGACCACAACAGCAACAGTGGCAGCAACTCATGTACCCCCAACCTCCTTACGTCTCAAAAACAATATACCACCACGCACTGGCGGCGGTGTACCCAGTGCTGTTTTCCGTAAAAAGCAAGAAGAACAAGTCAAGGCTGTAGCCCAACTAGCCAATGGTTTGCGCAAACGCAAACAGGAACTCTTACAGAGTTATGTGAAACAAATGAAGTCCGCCTTGGAACTGGTCGAACGTTGTGAACCCACAGATCCACAACGTGGTCCAACTTTAGCCACCATTAAAGTCCTGCAGGAGACCATAGATAAGCTACGCAAAGAAATTGCCGCCGAACAAGAACAAATACAGGCTCAAATACAAAATCAAAATCAGCCACCACCAGCGAAAAAATCAAAGGAACAACAAAAGAAAGAGCTACTCGACATCGAATTGGAATTATTTGCCCAACAACAGGAGGGCAACGATACAACTGCCATACAAAAACGTCTCGAAGAACTACAACGTAGTTTAGGCATTGTACCCGGTACGGCTGCCTCCGGTGCAAGTGGTATCGGCTCACCAATGGGCGCGGGTAAACCGGTACATTATATGTCCGGTGGTCGACCAATCGTTAGAGGTAGAGCTTCATATCCCGAAGGTTCTACCCGCGTAGATCGTCGTCCCAAAACCATTGTTGTAACCGGATTCTCGAGTGAAGATGCTGACTTTGTGCTGGGCCATTTTAAGGTAAGTCCGactaagaatttaaaataaattagctCAATAACAATTCAGaaagacattattaaaaaacaCGATTAACCCGGTGACGCTATGACTTCTAGAGGAGCCTCATTAAGATCTAAAAGTAGTAATGACAGATAAAGATAGGCAAACACATACTACTAGTAACTTTCAACTTACTTAACGAGCTACAGTTGCACTCATACGCagtgaaaataattattttactgCCCCAAATGGTTAAAGGTTGTTAAGATCAAACGGAATGAATTGCAAAGGTCGAATAATAACCTAGTTTCAGCTCCTCAGCTCCAGGT comes from Calliphora vicina chromosome 2, idCalVici1.1, whole genome shotgun sequence and encodes:
- the swm gene encoding zinc finger protein swm, with product MLINNTEALKSWLVEILEPLCDADSSALARYVLALLKKDKPEKELKRVMIEQLDVFLVEETKPFVERLLEAISTEEYLKTPLPTANNPKTIVTGNEDAEVASIANNAAVAIAASSAATSSSSTSYSSNMNNTSSNTNTGAAAAANTITTGSNVTNVINQNDNSDTINSVTAKVIDNNTAATSSTYADKINTPPIDESKTKDTTTERTSSSSSNAHHQSSSTSQYHHQQHSSGGGGHHHHNSSNRNEAAHSYGSGAAGNDRHQQQQQHHPRSASPPVARTNAADKENQPRESRRRRASLRSRSRSRSRSRSNERFSRRSRSRDRRINEREKTQRQFRNKSPPMGGGGGGDSRHDRRRGGGGGGGDRRRMMMNNMGGGSSDDRSPRFGGGDRRGSGGGVGSGMGGPGGPGNRSTNRSPISPRSRSPSLERGGRTGKRSPSAGRSQARGGGGGNAAGAVTSPDARHHHNNDGEKRQRCRDFDEKGYCVRGETCPWDHGVNPVVFEGLNNSALISMSLREYNPDAPDLWSRSAPPAGAIVSGGTPGALMAGAAAGGINPFTGAARPGAVMMAGSAGSVGFPQVPGTEKPTNGAGPLAAAEYARTAAAAAAAGAGFRAAAPMMPFPFNPAAVTTPLQRELIPIPVVDASGGAAAAAGGDVTAALQAQSKRRFELEDSVAIADGPTKRKIPAHSRLGPRVPSLQNCSLELRKVPRGLNTIAHLNNHFAKFGKIVNIQISYDGDPEAAIVTFSTHAEANVAYRSTEAVLNNRFIKVFWHTAEPSMASESNSSMMQQSGGRKNSQYHLNNVPAVPTPTADSAKTANTSQTQTLGTSTASSSSMSGTNTQDTVTTTTANSGSTTTTATVAATHVPPTSLRLKNNIPPRTGGGVPSAVFRKKQEEQVKAVAQLANGLRKRKQELLQSYVKQMKSALELVERCEPTDPQRGPTLATIKVLQETIDKLRKEIAAEQEQIQAQIQNQNQPPPAKKSKEQQKKELLDIELELFAQQQEGNDTTAIQKRLEELQRSLGIVPGTAASGASGIGSPMGAGKPVHYMSGGRPIVRGRASYPEGSTRVDRRPKTIVVTGFSSEDADFVLGHFKHFGEITKHDMDLEKPQLILSYATRINAEQAILRGKIFKDKRLQIVWAPVVQTPTVAATAAGNKTTTPNVESKTTGTDATKYYPANISRLPSPTYTPASNETDANNTDTLPELRLEDEEEDEESEDRSWRR